The Cydia amplana chromosome 9, ilCydAmpl1.1, whole genome shotgun sequence genome includes a region encoding these proteins:
- the LOC134650663 gene encoding uncharacterized protein LOC134650663, with amino-acid sequence MWLKIVLLVFCVSASSSLDVGGVLSGNRMGGVPLGVSLSEGELDVEGMCSKQGVACLNCSLAIKCVILPVGWLKIPLESCGEGMTCNAHLGGCSEQHVPECDFATSEYQHSCEQIGMFPDAHDCRKFHICSPPEDSPTGRPADHRTALCPRHYGYNPAIAQCSIPLQDGQCEKRPVPTCTKIGQTGVLPLSPNHYYVCRMKYSSLQPQVFLCPHGWYFVDGFCRPEPDFKSTEATTVKATEVSRLESFFSTEKASTYKPDTFLADKFDLANYEVADDEQRVTADSWENNVSW; translated from the exons ATGTGGTTAAAAATTGTGCTCCTCGTTTTTTGTGTTTCG GCTTCTAGCTCCCTAGATGTCGGAGGGGTGCTCTCAGGTAACCGGATGGGGGGAGTTCCCCTGGGCGTCTCCTTGAGCGAGGGCGAGCTGGATGTGGAAGGGATGTGCAGCAAGCAGGGTGTGGCGTGCCTGAACTGCTCGCTGGCTATCAAGTGTGTGATACTGCCGGTTGGATGGCTAAAG ATCCCGTTGGAATCTTGCGGGGAAGGTATGACTTGCAATGCTCACCTCGGTGGTTGCTCCGAACAGCACGTTCCTGAATGCGACTTTGCCACCAGCGAATATCAACACTCATGTGAACAG ATTGGCATGTTTCCTGATGCCCACGACTGCAGGAAGTTCCATATCTGCTCGCCTCCCGAAGACAGTCCCACTGGTAGACCAGCAGACCACCGCACCGCGCTGTGTCCGAGACACTACGGCTATAATCCGGCGATTGCTCAATGCTCG ATTCCACTGCAAGACGGCCAATGCGAAAAGAGACCCGTACCCACCTGCACCAAAATCGGCCAAACAGGCGTTCTTCCACTCAGCCCTAACCACTACTACGTCTGCCGTATGAAGTACAGCAGCCTCCAACCACAAGTATTCCTCTGCCCCCACGGCTGGTACTTCGTCGATGGCTTCTGCCGACCAGAACCCGACTTCAAATCCACTGAAGCTACCACAGTAAAAGCGACCGAAGTGTCTAGATTAGAGAGCTTCTTTTCCACTGAGAAGGCCAGCACATACAAGCCCGATACCTTCTTGGCTGACAAGTTTGATTTGGCTAATTATGAGGTTGCTGATGATGAACAAAGAGTGACGGCAGATTCCTGGGAGAATAATGTTTCTTGGTAG